From Anopheles darlingi chromosome 2, idAnoDarlMG_H_01, whole genome shotgun sequence, the proteins below share one genomic window:
- the LOC125951755 gene encoding uncharacterized protein LOC125951755 isoform X4 translates to MFLILEIISDKGEKEWKIAPKRWVCTSKTTQRPVLFWPDEFNVERQNQLAIEGTCKPLQSWRRKECVIRQECPTYEKANDELQALLVQHSNQIKEEPEDPLNIEDPAVESSEPPCASISAPNDDASTLVTQIKSMLESLLKKNTWIEEQSVNIMMQNSRIANEMCLLQKRVRTMEQTVVQMASKKFEPMETVEQLRQLNEKLNDESFNAELVQFLLANVEDDHMLWRLKSCLDLLCSLEMQTKLRWSRGAGSIHKTAVQELSNVIKLFEVVGQTKSEDVSYTKLVDFFVLHLKNSNTRFAFTQKQRLKRLKKKSKSILSPDKSCEKPEETIRQHSFEEKFSFQPMKTTWQLQELENKLNDESFHAELVQWLLSNVNDDNTTLRMERCMDLLCSLKLQLKINWVWVVELKNVFTLLMEVGETSLELVTFSSAADFLKKYLSKHSLEKKRGKSIFKHIESAEQLRELEMKLNDESFNAELLEWLLCNVKDKNTNWRIKSCLDLLCSIELQSKLRWSRIHGSILKEPINELPNFLDLFKVVGKTPSEDVTHSVLAKCFKSHLHNSHSRFLRSLKDCPKRASKWRVRKRGKSINGVVSENVDSSNATKEK, encoded by the exons ATGTTTTTGATACTGGAAATAATAAGTGATAAAGGTGAAAAGGAGTGGAAGATAGCACCCAAACGATGGGTGTGCACGTCGAAAACCACCCAGCGACCAGTTCTGTTTTGGCCGGATGAATTCAATGTCGAGCGACAAAACCAGCTTGCAATCGAAGGAACGTGTAAGCCACTACAGAGTTGGAGGCGGAAGGAATGTGTTATAAGGCAAGAGTGTCCTACTTACGAGAAGGCAAACGACGAACTGCAGGCTCTCTTAGTACAACATAGCAATCAGATAAAGGAAGAGCCCGAAGATCCCTTAAATATAGAGGATCCTGCCGTTGAATCATCAGAACCACCATGTGCGTCTATATCGGCTccgaatgatgatgcttcaaCACTAGTaactcaaatcaaatcaatgctAGAAtctttgttaaaaaaaaatacatggATCGAAGAACAAAGCGTTAATATAATGATGCAAAATTCTCGTATCGCAAATGAAATGTGTCTTTTGCAAAAGAGGGTTAGAACGATGGAGCAAACTGTAGTCCAAATGGCATCGAAGAAATTTGAACCAATGGAAACCGTAGAACAGCTGAGGCAGCTTAATGAAAAGCTGaacgatgaatcatttaaTGCGGAGTTG GTCCAATTCTTGCTTGCTAATGTAGAAGACGATCATATGTTATGGAGGTTGAAAAGCTGTTTGGATTTGCTATGTTCTCTAGAGATGCAAACAAAATTAAGGTGGAGTCGAGGAGCAGGAAGCATCCATAAAACAGCAGTACAGGAACTATCTAATGTTATAAAATTATTCGAAGTAGTAGGACAGACGAAGTCAGAAGATGTGTCTTATACAAAGTTGGtagatttttttgtattacatttaaaaaattcaaacaCGCGCTTTGCTTTCACTCAAAAGCAGAGATTGaagagattaaaaaaaaaatcgaaaagtatTCTTAGTCCCGATAAGTCTTGTGAAAAACCTGAAGAAACAATTCGCCAGCACAGTTtcgaggaaaagttttcgttTCAGCCTATGAAAACTACTTGGCAGCTGCAGGAgttagaaaacaaattaaacgaTGAATCATTTCATGCGGAATTG GTTCAATGGTTGCTTTCTAATGTTAACGACGATAACACAACATTGAGGATGGAAAGGTGTATGGATTTGCTTTGTTCTTTAAAGCTgcaactaaaaataaattgggTTTGGGTGGTAGAgctaaaaaatgttttcacgCTGTTAATGGAAGTAGGGGAAACGTCTTTAGAACTTGTAACTTTTAGTTCAGCGgctgattttttaaaaaagtatcTAAGCAAACATAGtctggagaaaaaaaggggaaagagtATATTCAAACATATAGAATCTGCGGAGCAGCTGCGggaattggaaatgaaattgaacgATGAATCGTTTAATGCGGAACTG CTTGAATGGTTACTTTGTAATGTAAAAGACAAGAATACAAATTGGAGAATTAAAAGCTGTTTGGATTTGCTATGTTCTATAGAGCTACAATCAAAACTAAGATGGAGTCGTATACACGGAAGCATCCTGAAAGAACCCATAAATGAACTACCTAATTTTCTAGATCTATTTAAAGTAGTAGGAAAGACACCGTCGGAAGATGTAACTCATAGCGTTCTGGCTAAATGTTTTAAGAGTCATCTGCATAACTCACACTCGCGCTTTCTTCGCAGCTTAAAAGATTGTCCAAAGCGTGCTTCTAAATGGAGAGttagaaaaagagggaaatcGATAAATGGTGTAGTTAGCGAAAACGTGGATTCTTCAAATGCGACGAAGGAAAAGTGA
- the LOC125951755 gene encoding uncharacterized protein LOC125951755 isoform X6 has translation MFLILEIISDKGEKEWKIAPKRWVCTSKTTQRQVLFWPDEFSVERQNQLAIEGTCKPLQSWRRKECVIRQEFPTYEKANDELQALLVQQSNQINEKAEQLLDIEAPDKDASMLEKIKLMLESLIANNARIEEQSANILEQNARIVNDMALLQKRVEAIESKFVNTTTILCSDTSWHKPEAALDQNCQSHYSDRKFSFKPLETLEQLLQFDMNLNDESLKAELVKGLLSKVDDDNAIWRMKSCVDLLCSLELQSKLKWSGLSLLPNFLSVFKEVGKTPSENVTSCAVADFFKSHLKNTKQRYLISLCRKRASFKRKPRKMLRQGNDGPILQAASSSCMLVNPADPHTDNSDRTFAFQSMETPEQLKELEVKLNDESFNAQMVQWLLSNVKDDNTPWRMKRCVDMLCSLELQSNMTWSCKHKYTPKEPIDDLRNFLNLFKIVGKTPSESVTDRSLVHFFTNHFKNSKQRFLVSLNRKRAPSWKRVKIKQGPKEEVANEQAVYSFAVNESSQDFNDENTYLEEDIIVYDPID, from the exons ATGTTTTTGATACTGGAAATAATAAGTGATAAAG GCGAAAAGGAGTGGAAGATAGCACCCAAACGATGGGTGTGCACGTCGAAAACCACCCAGCGACAAGTTCTGTTTTGGCCGGATGAATTCAGTGTCGAGCGACAAAACCAGCTTGCAATCGAAGGAACGTGTAAGCCACTGCAGAGTTGGAGGCGGAAGGAATGTGTTATAAGGCAAGAGTTTCCTACTTACGAGAAGGCAAACGACGAACTGCAGGCTCTCTTAGTACAACAAAGCAATCAGATAAATGAAAAAGCCGAACAACTTTTGGATATAGAGGCTCCGGATAAGGATGCTTCAATGCTGGAAAAAATCAAGTTAATGCTGGAATCATTAATTGCCAACAACGCTCGTATCGAGGAACAAAGCGCAAATATATTAGAACAAAATGCTCGTATCGTGAATGATATGGCTCTTTTGCAAAAACGGGTTGAAGCTATAGAAAGTAAATTTGTTAATACTACAACGATTCTGTGTTCCGATACTTCTTGGCATAAACCTGAAGCAGCATTGGACCAGAATTGCCAGTCTCATTATTCCGACCGAAAATTTTCCTTCAAACCACTGGAAACGCTGGAACAGCTTCTTCAATTTGATATGAATTTGAACGATGAATCATTGAAAGCGGAGTTG GTGAAAGGGTTGCTTTCGAAAGTAGACGACGATAATGCAATATGGAGGATGAAAAGCTGCGTGGATTTGCTTTGTTCTCTAGAGCTTCAGTCAAAACTAAAGTGGAGTGGTCTATCTCTCCTACCTAATTTTTTGAGCGTGTTTAAAGAAGTGGGAAAAACGCCGTCAGAAAATGTAACTTCTTGTGCGGTTGCTGATTTTTTTAAGAGCCATcttaaaaacacaaaacagcgGTATCTGATTAGCTTATGTCGCAAGCGTGCTTCCTTTAAgagaaaaccaagaaaaatGCTGCGACAGGGAAATGATGGTCCCATTCTGCAAGCAGCTAGTTCCAGCTGTATGCTTGTAAACCCAGCAGATCCCCACACTGATAATTCAGACCGAACATTTGCCTTTCAGTCTATGGAAACCCCTGAGCAACTGAAGGAGTTAGAAGTGAAATTAaacgatgaatcatttaaTGCGCAAATG GTACAATGGCTACTTTCCAATGTAAAGGACGATAATACACCATGGAGGATGAAGCGCTGTGTGGACATGCTATGTTCTTTAGAGCTGCAATCAAACATGACGTGGTCCTGTAAACATAAATACACCCCAAAAGAACCTATCGATGACCTACggaattttttaaatttgttcAAAATAGTCGGTAAAACGCCGTCAGAATCTGTAACTGATAGATCACTTGtacatttttttacaaatcatttcaaaaattcaaaacagcGTTTTCTTGTTAGCTTAAATCGAAAACGTGCTCCTAGTTGGAAAAgagtgaaaataaaacaggGACCAAAAGAGGAAGTGGCCAATGAGCAGGCGGTTTATTCGTTTGCAGTAAATGAGAGCTCACAGGATTTTAATGATGAAAACACATATTTGGAAGAAGATATAATAGTGTATGATCCAATAGACTAG
- the LOC125951755 gene encoding uncharacterized protein LOC125951755 isoform X5 — MFLILEIVSDKGEKEWKIAPKRWVCTSKTTQRQVLFWPDEFSVERQNQLAIEGTCKPLQSWRRKECVIRQEFPTYEKANDELQALLVQQSNQINEKAEQLLDIEAPDKDASMLEKIKLMLESLIANNARIEEQSANILEQNARIVNDMALLQKRVEAIESKFVNTTTILCSDTSWHKPEAALDQNCQSHYSDRKFSFKPLETLEQLLQFDMNLNDESLKAELVKGLLSKVDDDNAIWRMKSCVDLLCSLELQSKLKWSGLSLLPNFLSVFKEVGKTPSENVTSCAVADFFKSHLKNTKQRYLISLCRKRASFKRKPRKMLRQGNDGPILQAASSSCMLVNPADPHTDNSDRTFAFQSMETPEQLKELEVKLNDESFNAQMVQWLLSNVKDDNTPWRMKRCVDMLCSLELQSNMTWSCKHKYTPKEPIDDLRNFLNLFKIVGKTPSESVTDRSLVHFFTNHFKNSKQRFLVSLNRKRAPSWKRVKIKQGPKEEVANEQAVYSFAVNESSQDFNDENTYLEEDIIVYDPID; from the exons ATGTTTTTGATACTGGAAATAGTAAGTGATAAAG GCGAAAAGGAGTGGAAGATAGCACCCAAACGATGGGTGTGCACGTCGAAAACCACCCAGCGACAAGTTCTGTTTTGGCCGGATGAATTCAGTGTCGAGCGACAAAACCAGCTTGCAATCGAAGGAACGTGTAAGCCACTGCAGAGTTGGAGGCGGAAGGAATGTGTTATAAGGCAAGAGTTTCCTACTTACGAGAAGGCAAACGACGAACTGCAGGCTCTCTTAGTACAACAAAGCAATCAGATAAATGAAAAAGCCGAACAACTTTTGGATATAGAGGCTCCGGATAAGGATGCTTCAATGCTGGAAAAAATCAAGTTAATGCTGGAATCATTAATTGCCAACAACGCTCGTATCGAGGAACAAAGCGCAAATATATTAGAACAAAATGCTCGTATCGTGAATGATATGGCTCTTTTGCAAAAACGGGTTGAAGCTATAGAAAGTAAATTTGTTAATACTACAACGATTCTGTGTTCCGATACTTCTTGGCATAAACCTGAAGCAGCATTGGACCAGAATTGCCAGTCTCATTATTCCGACCGAAAATTTTCCTTCAAACCACTGGAAACGCTGGAACAGCTTCTTCAATTTGATATGAATTTGAACGATGAATCATTGAAAGCGGAGTTG GTGAAAGGGTTGCTTTCGAAAGTAGACGACGATAATGCAATATGGAGGATGAAAAGCTGCGTGGATTTGCTTTGTTCTCTAGAGCTTCAGTCAAAACTAAAGTGGAGTGGTCTATCTCTCCTACCTAATTTTTTGAGCGTGTTTAAAGAAGTGGGAAAAACGCCGTCAGAAAATGTAACTTCTTGTGCGGTTGCTGATTTTTTTAAGAGCCATcttaaaaacacaaaacagcgGTATCTGATTAGCTTATGTCGCAAGCGTGCTTCCTTTAAgagaaaaccaagaaaaatGCTGCGACAGGGAAATGATGGTCCCATTCTGCAAGCAGCTAGTTCCAGCTGTATGCTTGTAAACCCAGCAGATCCCCACACTGATAATTCAGACCGAACATTTGCCTTTCAGTCTATGGAAACCCCTGAGCAACTGAAGGAGTTAGAAGTGAAATTAaacgatgaatcatttaaTGCGCAAATG GTACAATGGCTACTTTCCAATGTAAAGGACGATAATACACCATGGAGGATGAAGCGCTGTGTGGACATGCTATGTTCTTTAGAGCTGCAATCAAACATGACGTGGTCCTGTAAACATAAATACACCCCAAAAGAACCTATCGATGACCTACggaattttttaaatttgttcAAAATAGTCGGTAAAACGCCGTCAGAATCTGTAACTGATAGATCACTTGtacatttttttacaaatcatttcaaaaattcaaaacagcGTTTTCTTGTTAGCTTAAATCGAAAACGTGCTCCTAGTTGGAAAAgagtgaaaataaaacaggGACCAAAAGAGGAAGTGGCCAATGAGCAGGCGGTTTATTCGTTTGCAGTAAATGAGAGCTCACAGGATTTTAATGATGAAAACACATATTTGGAAGAAGATATAATAGTGTATGATCCAATAGACTAG
- the LOC125951755 gene encoding uncharacterized protein LOC125951755 isoform X2 codes for MFLILEIISDKGEKEWKIAPKRWVCTSKTTQRPVLFWPDEFNVERQNQLAIEGTCKPLQSWRRKECVIRQECPTYEKANDELQALLVQHSNQIKEEPEDPLNIEDPAVESSEPPCASISAPNDDASTLVTQIKSMLESLLKKNTWIEEQSVNIMMQNSRIANEMCLLQKRVRTMEQTVVQMASKKFEPMETVEQLRQLNEKLNDESFNAELVQFLLANVEDDHMLWRLKSCLDLLCSLEMQTKLRWSRGAGSIHKTAVQELSNVIKLFEVVGQTKSEDVSYTKLVDFFVLHLKNSNTRFAFTQKQRLKRLKKKSKSILSPDKSCEKPEETIRQHSFEEKFSFQPMKTTWQLQELENKLNDESFHAELVQWLLSNVNEDNTILRMERCVNLLCSLELQLKINMVWVLELKTFFNLLMEVGKTSSELVTFSSAADFLKKHLSSLKRKRSLEKKMGKRTFKPVESAEQLRELEMKLNDESFNAELLEWLLCNVKDKNTNWRIKSCLDLLCSIELQSKLRWSRIHGSILKEPINELPNFLDLFKVVGKTPSEDVTHSVLAKCFKSHLHNSHSRFLRSLKDCPKRASKWRVRKRGKSINGVVSENVDSSNATKEK; via the exons ATGTTTTTGATACTGGAAATAATAAGTGATAAAGGTGAAAAGGAGTGGAAGATAGCACCCAAACGATGGGTGTGCACGTCGAAAACCACCCAGCGACCAGTTCTGTTTTGGCCGGATGAATTCAATGTCGAGCGACAAAACCAGCTTGCAATCGAAGGAACGTGTAAGCCACTACAGAGTTGGAGGCGGAAGGAATGTGTTATAAGGCAAGAGTGTCCTACTTACGAGAAGGCAAACGACGAACTGCAGGCTCTCTTAGTACAACATAGCAATCAGATAAAGGAAGAGCCCGAAGATCCCTTAAATATAGAGGATCCTGCCGTTGAATCATCAGAACCACCATGTGCGTCTATATCGGCTccgaatgatgatgcttcaaCACTAGTaactcaaatcaaatcaatgctAGAAtctttgttaaaaaaaaatacatggATCGAAGAACAAAGCGTTAATATAATGATGCAAAATTCTCGTATCGCAAATGAAATGTGTCTTTTGCAAAAGAGGGTTAGAACGATGGAGCAAACTGTAGTCCAAATGGCATCGAAGAAATTTGAACCAATGGAAACCGTAGAACAGCTGAGGCAGCTTAATGAAAAGCTGaacgatgaatcatttaaTGCGGAGTTG GTCCAATTCTTGCTTGCTAATGTAGAAGACGATCATATGTTATGGAGGTTGAAAAGCTGTTTGGATTTGCTATGTTCTCTAGAGATGCAAACAAAATTAAGGTGGAGTCGAGGAGCAGGAAGCATCCATAAAACAGCAGTACAGGAACTATCTAATGTTATAAAATTATTCGAAGTAGTAGGACAGACGAAGTCAGAAGATGTGTCTTATACAAAGTTGGtagatttttttgtattacatttaaaaaattcaaacaCGCGCTTTGCTTTCACTCAAAAGCAGAGATTGaagagattaaaaaaaaaatcgaaaagtatTCTTAGTCCCGATAAGTCTTGTGAAAAACCTGAAGAAACAATTCGCCAGCACAGTTtcgaggaaaagttttcgttTCAGCCTATGAAAACTACTTGGCAGCTGCAGGAgttagaaaacaaattaaacgaTGAATCATTTCATGCGGAATTG GTTCAATGGTTGCTTTCCAATGTTAACGAAGATAATACAATATTGAGGATGGAAAGGTGTGTGAATTTGCTTTGTTCTTTGGAGCTGcaactaaaaataaacatgGTCTGGGTGTTAGAgctaaaaacattttttaatttgttaatGGAAGTAGGGAAAACGTCTTCAGAACTTGTAACTTTTAGTTCAGCGgctgattttttaaaaaagcatCTAAGTAGTTTAAAACGTAAACGTAGTCTGgagaagaaaatgggaaagagaACATTCAAGCCTGTAGAATCTGCGGAGCAGCTGCGggaattggaaatgaaattgaacgATGAATCGTTTAATGCGGAACTG CTTGAATGGTTACTTTGTAATGTAAAAGACAAGAATACAAATTGGAGAATTAAAAGCTGTTTGGATTTGCTATGTTCTATAGAGCTACAATCAAAACTAAGATGGAGTCGTATACACGGAAGCATCCTGAAAGAACCCATAAATGAACTACCTAATTTTCTAGATCTATTTAAAGTAGTAGGAAAGACACCGTCGGAAGATGTAACTCATAGCGTTCTGGCTAAATGTTTTAAGAGTCATCTGCATAACTCACACTCGCGCTTTCTTCGCAGCTTAAAAGATTGTCCAAAGCGTGCTTCTAAATGGAGAGttagaaaaagagggaaatcGATAAATGGTGTAGTTAGCGAAAACGTGGATTCTTCAAATGCGACGAAGGAAAAGTGA
- the LOC125951755 gene encoding uncharacterized protein LOC125951755 isoform X7, which produces MFLILEIVSDKGEKEWKIAPKRWVCTSKTTQRPVLFWPDEFSVERQNQLAIEGTCKPLQSWRRKECVIRQEFPTYEKANDELQALLIQQCNQIKVEPEDPMNIEDPAVESLEPPCVSISAPDEDISTLVTIKSMLESLITKNALIEKQNVDVVQQNYRIESILFNLQKGVQAVESKFTASVLIPDNSCTTPEETIRQQSSEEKFSLEPMETAWQLQELENKLNDESFHAELVQWLLSNVNDDNTTLRMERCMDLLCSLKLQLKINWVWVVELKNVFTLLMEVGETSLELVTFSSAADFLKKYLSKHSLEKKRGKSIFKHIESAEQLRELEMKLNDESFNAELLEWLLCNVKDKNTNWRIKSCLDLLCSIELQSKLRWSRIHGSILKEPINELPNFLDLFKVVGKTPSEDVTHSVLAKCFKSHLHNSHSRFLRSLKDCPKRASKWRVRKRGKSINGVVSENVDSSNATKEK; this is translated from the exons ATGTTTTTGATACTGGAAATAGTAAGTGATAAAGGCGAAAAGGAGTGGAAGATAGCACCTAAACGATGGGTGTGCACGTCGAAAACCACCCAGCGACCAGTTCTGTTTTGGCCGGATGAATTCAGTGTCGAGCGACAAAACCAGCTTGCAATCGAAGGAACGTGTAAGCCACTACAGAGTTGGAGGCGGAAGGAATGTGTTATAAGGCAAGAGTTTCCTACTTACGAGAAGGCAAACGACGAACTGCAAGCACTGTTAATACAACAATGCAATCAGATAAAGGTAGAGCCCGAAGATCCCATGAATATAGAGGATCCTGCCGTTGAATCATTAGAACCACCATGTGTCTCTATATCGGCTCCGGATGAGGATATTTCAACGCTAGTAACTATAAAGTCAATGTTggaatcgttaattaccaaaAATGCTCTGATAGAGAAGCAAAATGTTGACGTGGTACAGCAAAATTACCGTATCGAGAGTATACTTTTCAATTTGCAAAAGGGGGTTCAAGCAGTAGAGAGTAAATTTACTGCAAGTGTTCTTATTCCCGATAATTCTTGCACTACACCTGAAGAAACAATTCGCCAGCAAAGTTCCGAAGAAAAGTTTTCGCTTGAGCCTATGGAAACCGCTTGGCAACTACAGGAgttagaaaacaaattaaacgaTGAATCATTTCATGCGGAATTG GTTCAATGGTTGCTTTCTAATGTTAACGACGATAACACAACATTGAGGATGGAAAGGTGTATGGATTTGCTTTGTTCTTTAAAGCTgcaactaaaaataaattgggTTTGGGTGGTAGAgctaaaaaatgttttcacgCTGTTAATGGAAGTAGGGGAAACGTCTTTAGAACTTGTAACTTTTAGTTCAGCGgctgattttttaaaaaagtatcTAAGCAAACATAGtctggagaaaaaaaggggaaagagtATATTCAAACATATAGAATCTGCGGAGCAGCTGCGggaattggaaatgaaattgaacgATGAATCGTTTAATGCGGAACTG CTTGAATGGTTACTTTGTAATGTAAAAGACAAGAATACAAATTGGAGAATTAAAAGCTGTTTGGATTTGCTATGTTCTATAGAGCTACAATCAAAACTAAGATGGAGTCGTATACACGGAAGCATCCTGAAAGAACCCATAAATGAACTACCTAATTTTCTAGATCTATTTAAAGTAGTAGGAAAGACACCGTCGGAAGATGTAACTCATAGCGTTCTGGCTAAATGTTTTAAGAGTCATCTGCATAACTCACACTCGCGCTTTCTTCGCAGCTTAAAAGATTGTCCAAAGCGTGCTTCTAAATGGAGAGttagaaaaagagggaaatcGATAAATGGTGTAGTTAGCGAAAACGTGGATTCTTCAAATGCGACGAAGGAAAAGTGA
- the LOC125951755 gene encoding uncharacterized protein LOC125951755 isoform X9, producing MFLILEIVSDKGEKEWKIAPKRWVCTSKTTQRPVLFWPDEFSVERQNQLAIEGTCKPLQSWRRKECVIRQEFPTYEKANDELQALLIQQSNQIKEEPEDPLNIEDPAVESSEPPCASISTPDEDISTLVTIKSMLESLITKNAQIEKHNADIVEHNTRIESILFNLQKRVDTVENNFTNTLNVLSLDNFWHKSEAEIRFSFERMEITEQLILLDLRLEDASFKSKLLQWLLSKVNGNNIEWRIKHCLDLLCSRELQTKLKWFWLVDLHNFLNLLKEVGDTSSECVTFSSLAEFFKQHQKYLKLKPELEKKMGKRTFKPVETAEQLRELEMKLNDESFNAELLEWLLCNVKDKNTNWRIKSCLDLLCSIELQSKLRWSRIHGSILKEPINELPNFLDLFKVVGKTPSEDVTHSVLAKCFKSHLHNSHSRFLRSLKDCPKRASKWRVRKRGKSINGVVSENVDSSNATKEK from the exons ATGTTTTTGATACTGGAAATAGTAAGTGATAAAGGTGAAAAGGAGTGGAAGATTGCTCCCAAACGATGGGTGTGCACGTCGAAAACCACCCAGCGACCAGTTCTGTTTTGGCCGGATGAATTCAGTGTCGAGCGACAAAACCAGCTTGCAATAGAAGGAACGTGTAAGCCACTGCAGAGTTGGAGGCGGAAGGAATGTGTTATAAGGCAAGAGTTTCCTACTTACGAGAAGGCAAACGACGAACTGCAAGCATTGTTAATACAACAAAGCAATCAGATAAAGGAAGAGCCCGAAGATCCCTTGAATATAGAGGATCCTGCCGTTGAATCATCAGAACCACCATGTGCGTCTATATCGACTCCGGATGAGGATATTTCAACACTAGTAACTATAAAGTCAATGTTGGAATCATTAATAACCAAAAATGCTCAGATAGAAAAACATAACGCTGATATAGTAGAGCACAATACACGTATCGAGAGTATACTCTTTAATTTACAAAAGCGGGTTGATACGGTAGAGAATAACTTTACCAATACTTTAAATGTACTTAGTTTAGATAATTTTTGGCATAAATCTGAAGCAgaaattcgattttctttcGAGCGTATGGAAATCACCGAGCAGCTAATCTTACTTGATTTAAGGCTAGAAGATGCCTCATTTAAGTCGAAACTG CTTCAATGGTTACTTTCTAAGGTAAATGGTAATAACATAGAATGGAGGATTAAACACTGTTTAGATTTGCTTTGCTCGCGAGAGCtacaaacaaaattgaagtGGTTTTGGTTGGTAGACttacataattttttgaatttgttAAAAGAAGTAGGAGATACGTCTTCAGAATGTGTAACTTTCAGTTCATTAGCCGAGTTTTTCAAGCAGCAccaaaaatatttaaaacttaAACCTGAactggaaaagaaaatgggaaagagaACATTCAAGCCTGTAGAAACTGCGGAGCAGCTGCGggaattggaaatgaaattgaacgATGAATCGTTTAATGCGGAACTG CTTGAATGGTTACTTTGTAATGTAAAAGACAAGAATACAAATTGGAGAATTAAAAGCTGTTTGGATTTGCTATGTTCTATAGAGCTACAATCAAAACTAAGATGGAGTCGTATACACGGAAGCATCCTGAAAGAACCCATAAATGAACTACCTAATTTTCTAGATCTATTTAAAGTAGTAGGAAAGACACCGTCGGAAGATGTAACTCATAGCGTTCTGGCTAAATGTTTTAAGAGTCATCTGCATAACTCACACTCGCGCTTTCTTCGCAGCTTAAAAGATTGTCCAAAGCGTGCTTCTAAATGGAGAGttagaaaaagagggaaatcGATAAATGGTGTAGTTAGCGAAAACGTGGATTCTTCAAATGCGACGAAGGAAAAGTGA